A segment of the Caldalkalibacillus thermarum genome:
TGGCTAATGTATTATCTACCGCCCGCCAACTGGCCCGCAAAAGATTAATCTGTGTGGTGGGCTGCGGCGGAGACCGTGACCGTGGTAAACGCCCCTTAATGGCACAGATGGCAGTAAAGTATGCTGATTTAACCGTCTTAACTTCAGATAATCCCCGTTCCGAAGATCCGGCAGCGATTATTCGTGATATGGAAAAAGGGTTAATTGAACAGGATGTGTCGCAAACTAAATATACCTCCATTATTGACCGCAGACAGGCCATTCACTGGGCCATTAACAAGGCGGAAAAGGATGATGTGATTATCATCGCTGGTAAAGGGCACGAAACCTACCAGGAAATTAAAGGCCAGCGGTTCCATTTTGATGACCGGGAAGTGGCCAGAGAAGCCCTTGCCTCCCTAAAGCTATGAGAAAGGGGATGGGGATATGTTAAATGTGATCTTGCTCACCATCATTGCCTCGTTTGCTATAGTCTTATTATCTGCTCCCTTATTTATCCCTGTCTTGCGCCGGCTTAAATTTGGCCAGAGTATACGTGATGAAGGGCCAAAGTCACATCAGAAAAAAAAGGGGACCCCTACCATGGGCGGGGTCATTATTTTACTTGGGATTTCATTAACCACTTTCAAATTTGCCAATCATACGTATGAATTTTATTTGCTTGTTCTGGTTACCTTGGGATATGGTTTAATTGGCTTTTTGGATGACTTTATCAAGATTTATTTCAAACGCAATCTGGGGTTAACAGCCAAACAAAAGTTGTTGGGGCAGATGATCATTGCGGCAATATTCTGTTACTTTTTGTATAATATAGGGCACTCCACTGAGGTGTACATTCCCGGATCTGTATATGGTTTTGACTTGGGCTGGCTTTATTTCCCGTTTGTGGTCATCATGCTTGTCGGGGCTTCCAATGCGGTCAATTTGACTGACGGGTTGGATGGACTTTTGTCTGGAACGGCGGCTATTGCTTTTGGAGCCTATGCTCTCTTGGCGGCCCGCTACTCTGAGCCTGATATCGCCATTTTCAGTGCGGCTGTGGTGGGAGCCGTGCTAGGTTTTCTGGTCTATAATGCTCATCCCGCCAAGGTGTTTATGGGAGATACAGGTTCGCTGGCTCTGGGTGGCGCTATTGCTGCTGTTGCCGTTCTGACCAAGACAGAGCTGCTTCTGGTCATTATTGGAGGTGTCTTTGTGGTCGAAGCTCTGTCAGTCATATTGCAGGTGCTGTCATTTAAGCTGCGTGGCAAGCGTATTTTTCGGATGAGCCCCCTTCATCATCACTTTGAACTCGGGGGCTGGTCGGAATGGAAAGTGGTGATGGTTTTCTGGCTGGCAGGCTTTTGCCTGGCGGGAATTGGGATTTATTTAGAGGTGTTTGCCTAATGAAAAATAAACATGTTTTAGTGCTGGGTTTGGCCAAGAGTGGTTTTGCTGTGGCCAAACTTTTGGCGCGTTATGGTGCTTTGGTCACCGTGAACGAACAAAAACCGCGCCATGAATGCCACGGGGTAGAGGAATTGGAAGCACTGGGTGTAAAGGTGGTCTGCGGCTCCCACCCCCTCTCACTTTTGGACGAACCTGTTGACTTGATTGTGAAAAACCCTGGTATCCCCTATAGAATCCCTTTTTTACAGGAAGCCGCCCGCAAACAGATCCCTGTTGTAACTGAGGTGGAAGTGGGCTATTTACTTACCCGGGCCCCCATTATTGGCATTACGGGTTCGAATGGTAAAACGACGACCACCACATTGATTTACGAAATGTTAAAGGACAGTGACCCACCCCCTCTTATTGCCGGTAACATCGGGACGGTGTTTTGTGAAGTGGCTGCCCGGGCCCGGCCCGGGCAGTGGCTGGTTACGGAACTGTCCAGCTTTCAGCTGCAAGGTACAACAGCATTTCATCCTAAAATCGGCGTGTTGCTTAACATTTTTGACGCCCATCTGGACTATCATGGCACCAAACAAGCTTATATTGAAGCGAAAGCTAAACTGTTTGCCAATCAGACCCCCGATGATTTGGCTGTGTTTAACTTAGACCAAGAAGAAACAAGAAGGGTGGCTGATGCGGTCAAAGCGCAGGTGGTCTGGTTCAGTACACGCAGCCATCCGGAAAGGGGCGCCTATGTGGAAGACGGGCGCATTAAATATCGCAATAAGCTGGGGGAAGTGACGGAAGTCCTGGCAGCCAATGAGGTAAGGTTGCCAGGGACACATAATTTGGAAAATGTAGTGGCGGCAGTTGCTGTCAGCCTGGAAGCAGGAGCCAAACTGGAACGGGTCAGAGAGGTTTTGCGTACCTTTACAGGGGTTCCGCACCGTTTGCAGTTTGTGCGTGAACTGCGTGGTGTACGATACTATAATGATTCCAAATCAACCAATGCTTTAGCCACCAAGAAGGCCTTAGAATCTTTCTCTGGCCGGGTGGTGCTGATTGCCGGTGGATTGGACCGGGGAGATGATTACCGGGGGTTGACCACAGTTTTTAAGTCCCGTGTGAAGGCACTCATTGTTTATGGACAAGTTGCAGGCAAGCTGGCTGAGATAGGCTACAAGGCAGGGGTAAAACACGTCTTTCATGTCGATAATGTTAAAGAGGCGGTAAACGTGGCGCACCAGATCGCTGAACAAGGTGATACGGTGCTTCTCTCTCCAGCAGCCGCAAGCTGGGATCAATTTTCCTCATTTGAAGAACGGGGAGACATGTTTACCGATTGTGTGCATATGCTTAGATAAGAGCGGACTTGCTCACATTCTAGCGATATGAGGTGTTTCCCTTGCCTAAAACGCGTGGAACCCCGGATTTCCTTATCGTCTTTTGCACGCTCGCTTTGTTAAGTATCGGCATCTTGATGGTGTATAGTTCAAGTGCCGTGCTGTCCTTTCATAAATTTGGAGATTATTTTTATTACGCTAAACGCCAATTTTTGTTTGCCGGACTGGGCATTGCCGCCATGTTTGTCATGATGAATGTCGACTACTGGGTCTGGCGCCGGTGGGCCAAATTTGGACTCATGATCTGTTTTGTTTTGCTCGTGCTTGTGCTTTTGATCGGCGTTGAGCGAAATGGTTCTAAAAGCTGGATTGGCATTGGCGCTTTCTCTATCCAGCCCTCGGAATTTATTAAGATCTGGATGATTATTTTTTTAGCCAAATATTTAGCCGAGCGCCAGAAATACGTGATTTACTTTACTAAAGGGTTGCTCCCCCTTTTAGCCTTAGTGGGGCTGGCGTTTGGTTTGATTATGCTGCAGCCCGATCTGGGAACAGGCGCAGTCATGGTCAGTACGGCTGTTGTCATGCTTTATATTGCCGGAACAAGACTGGCTCATCTTTTTTCACTGGGCATGATAGGGGTGGCTGGGTTAATAGGATTGATCCTGGCTGCCCCATACCGCATCAAGCGCATTACGGGTTTTCTTGATCCCTGGCAGGACCCTTTGGGTGCCGGATATCAGATCATACAGTCTCTCTATGCCATCGGTCCCGGCGGCTTGATGGGCTTGGGGCTGGGAATGAGCCGGCAAAAGTTTTACTACCTTCCTGAGCCCCAAACCGATTTTATCTTCGCCATTTTGGCGGAGGAATTGGGTTTTTTGGGAGGGGCGACTGTCCTCTGCCTGTTTACCCTGTTATTGTGGCGGGGCATGCGGGTGGCCATCTGTGCACCTGATTTATACGGCAGTCTCTTGGCTGCGGGGATTGTGGCCATGGTCGCCATTCAAGTGATTATTAATGTAGGGGTTGTTACAGGGATGTTCCCGGTCACTGGCATTACACTGCCATTCTTAAGTTACGGGGGTTCATCTCTGACGCTCATGTTAACGGCTATAGGTCTGTTATTAAATGTGTCCAGATATGCGAAATAATTGTCAGACAAAGCAACCAAAGGGCTCTTTTTGAACAGAAAAACCAGTATGGTAAAAGGCGTTAACCAGAAGAAGGTGATGAGAGATGAAAGTCATCGTATCTGGAGGAGGCACAGGTGGCCATATCTATCCGGCACTCAGCATTATTAAGGAAATTAAAAAACATGAGCCAGACTCTCAATTTTTATATGTTGGTACGGCAAACGGGTTGGAAGCCGATATTGTACACAAGGCAGGTATACCGTTTAGAACCATTGACATTACCGGTTTTAAAAGAAAAATTTCCCTACATAATCTCAAAACCGTCTACCGCTTCATAAAAAGCACGTCCCTTTCTAAACAGATCATTAAACGGTTTCAGCCTGACATCGTGATAGGGACAGGGGGCTATGTGTGCGGACCAGTGGTTTATGCCGCCAGCCGTTTAAGCATCCCCACCTTAATTCATGAACAAAATGTCATTCCAGGGTTGGCGAATGCCTTTTTAGCCCGTCATGTCTCTGCTGTTGCCGTCTCCTTTGAAGGGTCAACAGAACATTTCAGAAGTGATAATCTTTATGTTACAGGCAATCCCCGGGCCTCGGAAGTGGTTGAGGCCGATGGACAAAAAGGGCGGGAGTCACTGGGCATTCCTCCCCATAAAAAAGTGGTGCTCATTGTGGGTGGCTCTAGAGGTGCTGAGGCTATTAACCGGGCCTTTGTGGAGATGTCAGATAACATCAGCCAGATGCCTGATTGCCACTTTGTTTATGTGACTGGCCAGATTCACTACAGCAAGGTTAAGGAACAATTGGCTGACCGGCTGAATAACCTCACGAACCTCACGGTGAAACCTTTCATCTACAACATGCCCGACGTGCTGGCCGGGACAGACTTGATTGTAAACCGGGCAGGCGCTTCCTTCCTGGCTGAGATTACGGCATTGGGCTTGCCTTCCATCTTAATTCCTTCGCCTTATGTCACAAACAATCACCAGGAGAAAAATGCCCGTTGGCTGGAGAGGGAGGGAGCCAGCAAAGTGATTTTGGAGAAAGAACTGACAGGCCAGCGTTTATGGAATACCTTGCGGGAACTGCTTGACAATGAGCCGCTGTTAGATAAAATGAGAAAAGCTTCGCTTAATCTAGGCAAACCGGAAGCCGCCAACCAGATTTATCAGTTAATCAAACGGTTGACGGCAGACCATGCCCAGTCATGAGGATATGAATACAGTTTAAAGTAAAATCATGACTTGTTGTCACCCTGGGCATCTGCCCGGCATACACTGGTGGTATGCGTGGGCAGATGACCCATGAGATGCATTCTGTTGGAGTCAGCTGTAGGAGGGTTCCAATGAATGACATAGTCGAACGCTTAAAAGAGGCAAATGTGGGAAAAGTGTGGTTAAATGAACCGCTCAAAAATCATACCACCTGGAAAATAGGAGGACCGGCAGACATTCTCATTCAACCAAAGAACACAACCGGACTGATCACAGCGGTTAACATTCTTAAAGCTCAAGGGATGCCATACCGTGTCATTGGACGCGGGTCTAATCTGCTTGTTAGGGATGGCGGGATACGCGGCGCGGTCATTAAAGTTGGAGAAGGCCTGGACTATCTGCGCATTGAGGGTGAAAAGGTGACCGCAGGAGCCGGGTTTTCATTCATCAAGCTGGCCACAATTATAGCTAAGCAAGGATTAAGCGGATTGGAGTTTGCTGGTGGCATTCCCGGTACTGTTGGCGGGGCTGTGTACATGAATGCAGGGGCTCATGGGTCGGATGTTTCACGTGTGTTGCATTCTGCCCAAATTTTGTTTGATGATGGGGAGCTTGCCACCTTAAGTAATGAAGAACTAAAATTCTCCTATCGGACTTCAATTTTACAAAATGAGCGCAAAGGTATTTGTCTGGAGGCCACCTTTAAGCTGAAGAAGGGCGATCGGGAACAGATTTTGAAGACAATGGCTCAGAATAAGGATTACCGCAAACAAACCCAGCCTCTGCAACAGCCGTGCTGCGGCAGCGTTTTTCGTAATCCTAAACCGTACTCAGCCGGGCGCTTGATCGAAGAGGCAGGATTAAAGGGGTTTCGCATTGGAGATGCCCAAATTTCCACCAAACATGCCAATTTTATTGTCAATTTGGGAAATGCAACGGCAAAGGATGTATTAGCGCTCATCAAGCATATTCAGGATACGATTGCTGAAAAATACGGCGTTGAGATGCATCCTGAGGTGGAAGTTGTTGGTGAAGAGTGATGGTGGTGCGCTTCATTGTGTAGGGGGCAAGGTGTGACTATTGTCCAGTTTTTAACATGCTGATATAATTAAGAAGAGACCAGAAGAGCAGGTATACAGACAAAAACGGCATGCGATATGCCGTTTTTTTACCGGTTCATCTTTTTTTGTGATTGGATGGGAATTTGTAATGAGTGGACAAAAAGTGATTGTTGATGATCGAATTCCTAGATACAAAGAACAGAGACGGCAAAAAGCTAACCGGCAGTTTATCTTGCTAGCCATCCTTTTTTTTATGGTTATCTTAGTCATTATTTACATGCAATCGCCATTGTCGCGTCTGGGCGAAATTGTGATTGAACACAACCGGCTGGCAGACCGGGAACGCCTTTTGAATCAGGCTGGGCTGACAGAAGGCATGTCCTATTTTGACTTCCGCCTTGGGGAAGTGGAAGAGAAACTGGAGGTTTTGCCGGAGATCAAGAAGGCTACAGTGAAACGGGAGTTTCCCAACCGGCTGTACATTTCGGTTGAAGAGCATGATGTGGTTGCCTTTTGGTCAGAAGACGGCGAGTTGTTTCCGGTCTTAAGTAACGGTCATATTTTAGATAAAACCTGGGAAGGGGAACGGGTGACAAATCCTATTCTAACGGACTGGCCCCACCAGGAAGGTTTGGTCGAATTAAGCCGGGAGCTGACCAAGCTGTCTCCCGTTGTAACCGGCCAGATCTCAGAGATTGTCCTGACGCCAACCCTCTCTGATCCGTACCGGCTGACACTGTATATGGTGGATGGTTTTGAGGTCAGAACTTCAATTCGGCGCTTCAGTGAACAAATGGGCTGGTATCCCCATATCCGGGAAGAGCTAGAAGAAAGTGCTCAACATGAAGGCATCATTTATTTGCTAGACGGAACCTGGGCAGAACGCCCAGTGGGAGAAGTAACGGACGAGACAGAAGACCAGACAGAAGGGGTGGAAGATGAAGAAGAGCATCGCCATTAAGGTCACGCGCATCCACTTGCTTTTAACGGTTGTGTTGCTGTGTGCAGGGTATTTGTTAGCCTATTCATACAACTATACCAAGGAGCTTGCACTGGAGCAGGAGGAATCTTCCAAGTCAGTGGCACACTGGGAAGCTGAAGATCAACTCAGGGAGAAACTGATCGATGCCCAAAAAGAAAACGTGCAACTGGAAGAACGGTTAAGGGAATTACAGTTTCAAGTCAGCGAAAAGGAAGAAGAGATGTCCCAGATGGAGAGTAAATTGGCTGAAATTTACTCAGAGCTCGAATCTTACCGTCTTTTGGCCGGTCTGATAGAAGCAAAAGGGCCTGGTGTGATCGTAACCTTGGATGACCAGGACTATGCCGATGAGGCGCTTGATCCCAATGACTATATTGTCCATGAGCAGGATGTTCGCGGTGTTGTTAATGAATTGTTTGCTGCTGGTGCAGAGGGGGTTAGCATTAACGGTCAGCGTTTTGTCCAGACAACCGCTATTCGCTGTGTAGGGCCGACGATTATTGTCAATGGGATCAAGTCAAGTGCCCCCTTTCAAATTGCAGCTGTAGGTGACCCTGACGTTTTATACCAGGCGCTCCATCTTCCAGGAGGATATGTGGAGCTGCTCCAATCGTGGGGCATCACCGTCACAGTTGAGAAACAGGATGAGATTATTTTACCTGCCTACGTAGGGGAGTTGTAAATGACCAGGGATCTCAAGGTGGTGTTAACCTTTACTTTTGTCTGCTTTATTTTGGGGCTGATGGTTGCTGTTCAATATGCTTCCACTTCCCTTCCAGAGGAAAGAGAAACCAGAGGGTTAAATGATTTGCGTCTGGAGCTGAAAAAAGAACGGGAGCGATCCCAAGCCCTGCTCGAAGAAATTGCGAAATACAATCAACTGTTACAGCAGTATGAAAGGTCCCTCGCTCAGGATCAAGATCCCTTAGAGGTCATGGAGAAAGAACGTTTAAGGCTCAGGGAAATGATTGGCCTGGAAGAGGTGCAGGGCAAAGGATTCATCATCCGCATTGAACAGAGGGAGCTTGAGGGGAAAGAAGCTTATGAATTTGATCCGGTTATCTACGATGAAGATCTCCGCTTAATTGTGAATGAGTTAAATGCTTATGGTGCAGAAGCGATTGCGATTAATGGGCAGCGCATTATTGCCACTTCAGCGATCCGCAATGTCCAAGACAGGATCTTGATCAATACCATTCCTGTCTCCCCTCCATATGAGATTAAAGTCATCGGCGATCCTTCCACGCTGATCCCGGCCCTGAAGCTGGCTGGATTGGAAGAATACTTTGATATGGTCAGTCATCATGTCACCTTCGAAGAAAAGGCACTACTGACGGTTCCTGCTTATTCCCAGAGCATTGAATTTCAATTCCTGAAGCCTGTTAAGGAGGACAATAGATGAAGTGGCTTCCTGTTCTCGGTTTGGTTGTCGGTATTTTGCTAGGGCTGACTTCAAACCTAACCGTTCCCCCGGCTTATGCCAACTACTTGTCTATCGCCGTTTTGGCAGCTTTGGATACGCTGTTTGGAGGGTTGAGAGCCTATCTCCAATCGGCTTTTGATATTGAGGTTTTTGTTTCCGGTTTTTTCTTTAACACGCTCTTGGCTGTAGGCTTAGCCTTCTTGGGCGTGCATCTTGGTATTGATTTGTATTTGGCCGCCATTTTTGCTTTCGGTGTGCGCCTGTTTAATAACATTGCTGTGATTCGCCGTATCTTGCTCAACAAACGGGCGGGGAAGCCTTCCGTGTAGGGGTCGGCTGTTGCTTCAAAAAAAGAGAAAAAAGTTTGAATAAAAAAGGGAAATGGCTAAAAGATGTTGAATTAAAAATGTATATGGTATAAATCTGTGATACAATGTTGATATATTGATCTGGTTTTATTGAACTGTGAAACGCTGGGACGATCATGTCAGAGGAGGTGCGACAGCATGAATAGCAACGGTTATGTTGTCAGTTTAGATATAGGAACATCCTTGGTACGGGTTATTATAGGCGAACTGGCTAACAACACGATTAATATTGTTGGTGTAGGCACAAGTCCTTCCGAGGGCATAAAAAAAGGATCCATTGTTGACATAGATCTAACCGTTCAATCTATCCGCCGGGCAGTGGATAATGCGGAAAGGATGGTCGGCTTATCCATACAAGATGTTTTTGTGGGTATAGCAGGGAATCATATCCAGCTGCTTCCTAGTAAAGGGGTTGTTGCTGTCTCCAGCCCTGACCGAGAAATCGGGGAAGAAGATATCAACCGGGTCATAGATGCTTCAAAAGTGATGGCGCTTCCTCCAGAGCGAGAAATAATTGATGTGGTGCCCAAACAATTTATTGTAGACGGTCTGGAGGAAATTACTGATCCCCGTGGAATGATAGGTGTCCGCCTGGAGATGGAAGGCACCATTATTACCGGGTCAAAAACAGCGATACATAACCTTGTCCGCTGTGTTGAACGGGCGGGTTTGTCGGTAGCGGGAATCTTTTTACAACCTTTGGCTACCAGCACGATCGCCCTGTCCAAAGATGAGAAAGCACTGGGGATTGTATTGGTTGATATTGGGGCGGGCCAAATGACCGTTTCCGTCTTTGAGCAAGGAACATTAATCAATACCACGGTTATTCCAGTAGGTGGAGAGTATATTACCAATGATATTGCCATCGGTTTAAAAACGCAAAGTAATGTTGCCGAGCAAATAAAAGTGAAACATGGCTGCGCCCTCATTGACGAGGCATTAGAAGAGGAAACATTTTCCGTGCCCCGCATTGGCAGTGGTACATTTAAAGAATTTAATCAAGTGGATTTGGCCCATATTATTGAACCTCGCTTGGCAGAAATGTTTGAGCTTGTTCAAAAGGAAGTTAAGCGAATGGGTTACTCAGAGGTGCCTGGCGGATATGTATTAACAGGTGGCGTAACGGCCATGCCCGGCGTATTGGAATTGGCCAAAGATGTTTTTCAAAATGCTGTTCGAATTGCGGTACCCGATTATATCGGGGTCCGGGAACCCCATTATACCGCTGCGGTGGGTATTATTAAGTATGCATTTCAAAACATGCGACAATCTGAAAAAGAAGTGGCCGTAGCGTCAGCAGCAAAACCGAATCAACGGCCAACAAGTCAAGAGTCTCAGCCAACGACACGGCCAGCTTACAAACAAAGTGTAAAAGAAAAGTTTAAAAACTGGTTTAAGGAGTTTATTTAAGTCATAAAGTCTAAAAGTGGGACAAGTTAGGGGGAGCAAGCTATGTTAGAGTTTGATATGGAAACTCAACAATTGGCACGTATAAAAGTGATCGGTGTTGGTGGTGGCGGCAGCAACGCTGTCAACCGCATGATTGAAAGTGGTGTACAAGGTGTTGAGTTTATTACGGTGAATACGGACGCCCAAGCACTGCAATTGTCAAAGGCAGAACACCGCTTGCAAATTGGTGCCAAACTGACGCGCGGTTTAGGAGCAGGCGCCAATCCGGAAGTAGGGAAAAAGGCAGCGGAGGAAAGCCGGGAACAAATAGAAAATGTTCTTAAAGGTGCCGATATGGTTTTTGTCACAGCTGGCATGGGCGGTGGCACAGGAACGGGTGCTGCCCCTGTCATAGCAGAAGTGGCCAAGGAATTGGGCGCGTTGACTGTCGGCGTTGTCACTCGTCCGTTTACCTTTGAAGGTCGGCGCCGTGCTGTTCATGCCAATCAGGGCATCGAAAATTTGAAGCAAAAAGTGGACACGCTGATTGTGATTCCCAATGACCGCCTGTTGGAGATTGTAGATAAAAACACTCCAATGCTGGAAGCATTCAGAGAAGCGGACAATGTGTTGCGCCAGGGCGTACAGGGAATTTCTGATCTGATTGCCGTGCCCGGCTTGATCAACCTGGACTTTGCTGATGTGAAAACCATTATGACCGAAAAAGGGTCAGCACTCATGGGCATTGGTGTGGCTTCCGGTGAAAATCGCGCCGTGGAAGCAGCTAAGAAAGCCACCTGCTCACCACTTTTAGAATCTTCAATTGAAGGAGCTAAAGGGGTGCTGATGAACATTACAGGGGGAACGAATCTGTCCCTCTATGAAGTAAATGAAGCAGCTGATATTGTTGCCGCTTCTTCTGATGCGGAAGTGAACATGATTTTCGGCGCGGTGATTAATGAAGACTTAAAGGATGAGATTGTGGTCACGGTTATTGCGACGGGATTTGACGAAGAGGTGCAAACCAACCGCTCACAGCCTGGTTTATCAAAGCAGCGGATGCCTATCAACAGCTCAAGTCATCGTACGGAACCCAAGGAAGACATCCATGCAGTCAATGCCACATACAATGAGAATGACTTGGATATTCCTACCTTCCTACGCAATCGTAACCGGCGCAGATAAGTCTATAAGGTCATTGCGGCAAATAAATAAGCCGGTAACAGATTAATATCTGATTTATGGGGCTGTCCCAAAAGAGTTTTTTAACTCTCTTTGGGTAACGGCCCCATTTTCATTAAAGAGAGGGAACTAAGAGAGTGAACACAACCAGGCTCTGGTGAATAAGTTAATATGGGCAAACACCTATGATGAGGAGCTGATCA
Coding sequences within it:
- the ftsA gene encoding cell division protein FtsA; protein product: MNSNGYVVSLDIGTSLVRVIIGELANNTINIVGVGTSPSEGIKKGSIVDIDLTVQSIRRAVDNAERMVGLSIQDVFVGIAGNHIQLLPSKGVVAVSSPDREIGEEDINRVIDASKVMALPPEREIIDVVPKQFIVDGLEEITDPRGMIGVRLEMEGTIITGSKTAIHNLVRCVERAGLSVAGIFLQPLATSTIALSKDEKALGIVLVDIGAGQMTVSVFEQGTLINTTVIPVGGEYITNDIAIGLKTQSNVAEQIKVKHGCALIDEALEEETFSVPRIGSGTFKEFNQVDLAHIIEPRLAEMFELVQKEVKRMGYSEVPGGYVLTGGVTAMPGVLELAKDVFQNAVRIAVPDYIGVREPHYTAAVGIIKYAFQNMRQSEKEVAVASAAKPNQRPTSQESQPTTRPAYKQSVKEKFKNWFKEFI
- a CDS encoding small basic family protein → MKWLPVLGLVVGILLGLTSNLTVPPAYANYLSIAVLAALDTLFGGLRAYLQSAFDIEVFVSGFFFNTLLAVGLAFLGVHLGIDLYLAAIFAFGVRLFNNIAVIRRILLNKRAGKPSV
- a CDS encoding DUF881 domain-containing protein, producing MTRDLKVVLTFTFVCFILGLMVAVQYASTSLPEERETRGLNDLRLELKKERERSQALLEEIAKYNQLLQQYERSLAQDQDPLEVMEKERLRLREMIGLEEVQGKGFIIRIEQRELEGKEAYEFDPVIYDEDLRLIVNELNAYGAEAIAINGQRIIATSAIRNVQDRILINTIPVSPPYEIKVIGDPSTLIPALKLAGLEEYFDMVSHHVTFEEKALLTVPAYSQSIEFQFLKPVKEDNR
- the mraY gene encoding phospho-N-acetylmuramoyl-pentapeptide-transferase; this encodes MLNVILLTIIASFAIVLLSAPLFIPVLRRLKFGQSIRDEGPKSHQKKKGTPTMGGVIILLGISLTTFKFANHTYEFYLLVLVTLGYGLIGFLDDFIKIYFKRNLGLTAKQKLLGQMIIAAIFCYFLYNIGHSTEVYIPGSVYGFDLGWLYFPFVVIMLVGASNAVNLTDGLDGLLSGTAAIAFGAYALLAARYSEPDIAIFSAAVVGAVLGFLVYNAHPAKVFMGDTGSLALGGAIAAVAVLTKTELLLVIIGGVFVVEALSVILQVLSFKLRGKRIFRMSPLHHHFELGGWSEWKVVMVFWLAGFCLAGIGIYLEVFA
- a CDS encoding cell division protein FtsQ/DivIB — encoded protein: MSGQKVIVDDRIPRYKEQRRQKANRQFILLAILFFMVILVIIYMQSPLSRLGEIVIEHNRLADRERLLNQAGLTEGMSYFDFRLGEVEEKLEVLPEIKKATVKREFPNRLYISVEEHDVVAFWSEDGELFPVLSNGHILDKTWEGERVTNPILTDWPHQEGLVELSRELTKLSPVVTGQISEIVLTPTLSDPYRLTLYMVDGFEVRTSIRRFSEQMGWYPHIREELEESAQHEGIIYLLDGTWAERPVGEVTDETEDQTEGVEDEEEHRH
- a CDS encoding DUF881 domain-containing protein, which codes for MKKSIAIKVTRIHLLLTVVLLCAGYLLAYSYNYTKELALEQEESSKSVAHWEAEDQLREKLIDAQKENVQLEERLRELQFQVSEKEEEMSQMESKLAEIYSELESYRLLAGLIEAKGPGVIVTLDDQDYADEALDPNDYIVHEQDVRGVVNELFAAGAEGVSINGQRFVQTTAIRCVGPTIIVNGIKSSAPFQIAAVGDPDVLYQALHLPGGYVELLQSWGITVTVEKQDEIILPAYVGEL
- the murG gene encoding undecaprenyldiphospho-muramoylpentapeptide beta-N-acetylglucosaminyltransferase — encoded protein: MKVIVSGGGTGGHIYPALSIIKEIKKHEPDSQFLYVGTANGLEADIVHKAGIPFRTIDITGFKRKISLHNLKTVYRFIKSTSLSKQIIKRFQPDIVIGTGGYVCGPVVYAASRLSIPTLIHEQNVIPGLANAFLARHVSAVAVSFEGSTEHFRSDNLYVTGNPRASEVVEADGQKGRESLGIPPHKKVVLIVGGSRGAEAINRAFVEMSDNISQMPDCHFVYVTGQIHYSKVKEQLADRLNNLTNLTVKPFIYNMPDVLAGTDLIVNRAGASFLAEITALGLPSILIPSPYVTNNHQEKNARWLEREGASKVILEKELTGQRLWNTLRELLDNEPLLDKMRKASLNLGKPEAANQIYQLIKRLTADHAQS
- the ftsZ gene encoding cell division protein FtsZ; the encoded protein is MLEFDMETQQLARIKVIGVGGGGSNAVNRMIESGVQGVEFITVNTDAQALQLSKAEHRLQIGAKLTRGLGAGANPEVGKKAAEESREQIENVLKGADMVFVTAGMGGGTGTGAAPVIAEVAKELGALTVGVVTRPFTFEGRRRAVHANQGIENLKQKVDTLIVIPNDRLLEIVDKNTPMLEAFREADNVLRQGVQGISDLIAVPGLINLDFADVKTIMTEKGSALMGIGVASGENRAVEAAKKATCSPLLESSIEGAKGVLMNITGGTNLSLYEVNEAADIVAASSDAEVNMIFGAVINEDLKDEIVVTVIATGFDEEVQTNRSQPGLSKQRMPINSSSHRTEPKEDIHAVNATYNENDLDIPTFLRNRNRRR
- the murD gene encoding UDP-N-acetylmuramoyl-L-alanine--D-glutamate ligase, which codes for MKNKHVLVLGLAKSGFAVAKLLARYGALVTVNEQKPRHECHGVEELEALGVKVVCGSHPLSLLDEPVDLIVKNPGIPYRIPFLQEAARKQIPVVTEVEVGYLLTRAPIIGITGSNGKTTTTTLIYEMLKDSDPPPLIAGNIGTVFCEVAARARPGQWLVTELSSFQLQGTTAFHPKIGVLLNIFDAHLDYHGTKQAYIEAKAKLFANQTPDDLAVFNLDQEETRRVADAVKAQVVWFSTRSHPERGAYVEDGRIKYRNKLGEVTEVLAANEVRLPGTHNLENVVAAVAVSLEAGAKLERVREVLRTFTGVPHRLQFVRELRGVRYYNDSKSTNALATKKALESFSGRVVLIAGGLDRGDDYRGLTTVFKSRVKALIVYGQVAGKLAEIGYKAGVKHVFHVDNVKEAVNVAHQIAEQGDTVLLSPAAASWDQFSSFEERGDMFTDCVHMLR
- the spoVE gene encoding stage V sporulation protein E; this translates as MPKTRGTPDFLIVFCTLALLSIGILMVYSSSAVLSFHKFGDYFYYAKRQFLFAGLGIAAMFVMMNVDYWVWRRWAKFGLMICFVLLVLVLLIGVERNGSKSWIGIGAFSIQPSEFIKIWMIIFLAKYLAERQKYVIYFTKGLLPLLALVGLAFGLIMLQPDLGTGAVMVSTAVVMLYIAGTRLAHLFSLGMIGVAGLIGLILAAPYRIKRITGFLDPWQDPLGAGYQIIQSLYAIGPGGLMGLGLGMSRQKFYYLPEPQTDFIFAILAEELGFLGGATVLCLFTLLLWRGMRVAICAPDLYGSLLAAGIVAMVAIQVIINVGVVTGMFPVTGITLPFLSYGGSSLTLMLTAIGLLLNVSRYAK
- the murB gene encoding UDP-N-acetylmuramate dehydrogenase encodes the protein MNDIVERLKEANVGKVWLNEPLKNHTTWKIGGPADILIQPKNTTGLITAVNILKAQGMPYRVIGRGSNLLVRDGGIRGAVIKVGEGLDYLRIEGEKVTAGAGFSFIKLATIIAKQGLSGLEFAGGIPGTVGGAVYMNAGAHGSDVSRVLHSAQILFDDGELATLSNEELKFSYRTSILQNERKGICLEATFKLKKGDREQILKTMAQNKDYRKQTQPLQQPCCGSVFRNPKPYSAGRLIEEAGLKGFRIGDAQISTKHANFIVNLGNATAKDVLALIKHIQDTIAEKYGVEMHPEVEVVGEE